In Oncorhynchus clarkii lewisi isolate Uvic-CL-2024 chromosome 16, UVic_Ocla_1.0, whole genome shotgun sequence, one genomic interval encodes:
- the LOC139368831 gene encoding eukaryotic translation initiation factor 2D-like, which yields MLVPPSGLPEVKKGDFCAVKVVSNRTLDKMQHCHQLVFPGQPPVVKKGHIEPIDISVAFRNSNKKLQACNLGHRLLSPCGSRGNCIKGALDV from the exons ATGCTGGTGCCTCCAAGTGGTCTCCCAGAGGTGAAGAAGGGGGACTTCTGTGCTGTTAAAGTTGTTAGCAACAG GACGCTAGACAAAATGCAGCACTGCCACCAGCTGGTCTTCCCTGGCCAGCCACCCGTAGTAAAGAAGGGCCACATTGAGCCAATAGACATCTCTGTGGCCTTCAGGAACTCCAACAAGAAG TTACAAGCCTGTAACCTTGGACATAGACTGCTGTCACCATGTGGAAGCCGTGGGAATTGCATCAAGGGAGCTCTTGAtgtctaa